Proteins from a genomic interval of Nematostella vectensis chromosome 12, jaNemVect1.1, whole genome shotgun sequence:
- the LOC5520570 gene encoding uncharacterized protein LOC5520570 isoform X2, translated as MAASFPVWIGGLSEDVTENVLLELFNKFGPVKDVVILRDESGKSRQSGFVNFWSSDVAEAANVGMNGCDILGKIVETKYAKEVTTNYSKVHMVKVNASQKKLNSRKLADCSYFIDKKDCPFKTGQCPYRHSAAALLSTVECEKWKSKLCEDVNCSSKHSKNNTVKYQTVPPPRCPSHNAFKCNGECGSEECDTHFMEMEAMKEHIKRGKERKHLPSGACGVCKAVFFSDEERQRHACLNPKHHSGQPVKIPLYHPTPIYTSSQPHSHHTTLFSKKPAVRGSLTAGANALKSSTTCFSCGDSYEHSGDSLSSFECGLDGVGFGGHRCPNSPSVRNINSEEPIGVFWDIENCPVPRGKSALSVVGKIRKVFFANKREVEFMCVCDINKEKKEVIEDLNKAQVTVVHINATSKNAADDKLRQSLRRFAQSYPSPATVILVSGDINFAAELSDLRHRHNLTVVCLHNAHAQTALLACAHENKRFDLFTADLPIIATTPNRTGDESGLSTELTILNLPVGKDVAHIKSRLRQLSDNCGGHVISVTGRTAAIRFANHPSAARAKKRIDGEDVFGSAIQVVYSSVNGSSPLKGSPLKSRRAMDPKDPATPSRKLSNFIPIVTRDKPTRPLPVKSNNNPGSGLENSEWNRYVKNPAGVQVDDDDPLEDFTGKPLRIVSQSATTSIHPTTTCSATYAYPTMWQQHPYYPGVINIPSHSGAFPAMNPLMMGGHHLTTPWLASLHNFTMLDQQRGGIDLLVGNLDETVSKKELKKKLASVFREHCKVYSVVLHAGEDMPLRAFVKVPKLPDAQIAMSKVHNQQIFNTAVTVTIATEKEKELCFLRCEVTSVLKEAPLHWMPLTKFLSEFYEKCSHAFDMSSIGMLPDLVVILGKPGSQTISLVTHVLGSVKVIIEQESFTLEVHNLLKQYKGNLPLVNFAACYWIKFNKHIEVGVNGIPLAEALEAVPNVRVTSSEAGNETVCWAKTGIRNGGVISKLLELSAELQELLKAQQEFKLPLSQVISAYQKWFNRRLPFDPMVYGFSSVRDLLDALPSVVEVIDDGMERYVMLTKRLRVLVFEQDVRTLLECQPGQTLLLTAFMPAYKRFFGRKCEVSDYGFSRLLDLMDAVKPAAQMQGTGDSRTVHLIDKACYKANKIENRMTLHILSRELQDLLATCPSQRLPVAQVMLKYAECYGQYFKIGECGYTLLEDLLAAIPTVQLIDINGVKYVCLPESPPPTPPRHSQTAPQQSPLKKISTNQQCTDTSQPRKVSQLKGNQQVKVTDLSSLPVKNNLCPSQAAKVGLLETETGKANNSSSLPRKTASGKPTQSGPPGKVEHPSKGVLLGKVDQPSKAGLPGKVDQPSKTKQSFGQSTKSLPNTLVDEIAELVREHDGQFLVASRLSAAYKKRFNRKLPIAFSKICEMLDCSETELKIKGKGVDQIFCLTRKTDSEHRALDALADDIVTILRKYPGCRVARAGLSDIYARHKGHGIMPKRWGYPNIDTLLEQLSDIVQVVGTGELAAVCLRQEYLLRCFARQIVNMLHHHVTSRPILVSSLKKVYEKTTGNPLHPQLYGYQNPTELLDAIGAVVEVVGENSRQRLCLTALQMFSIETKQLLLQNDGCVSLNRFAPCFQQLYNRPCRAADYGYGRIAEVLSTISGLVDIRGEGAEKMVLLTEASDVLLDDIGGHERDQESSSMTSSSGDTTNKDNSDSEDSVIVEEEKEEEELNEEGTDASVVSGEDLIKLEEVASSSNTSEVTYADDWMMAPVPRTLPEPLLFPSAPAAPPVIGDLISFTEFDHELSFAGLEPELEQAVPRATLKNIGYFKPINSQSSPPLSDREETVLSPGLRQLSEIEAELLNNSECSSPAAVLQARETNGRSQDVSRNAVTFSREPSHASDQDLSDKSLDISEKVANRQTPDAYGKEKSRQSPADKGRRTPMVKLAVNFTMAGKK; from the exons tGCCCTTATCGTCACAGTGCAGCAGCATTGTTATCAACTGTTGAATGTGAGAAATGGAAGAGTAAACTTTGTGAAGATGTCAACTGTTCTTCAAAACATTCTAAAAACAACACAGTAAAATACCAGACAG TTCCCCCACCTAGATGTCCAAGCCACAATGCTTTCAAATGTAACGGGGAGTGTGGATCTGAGGAATGCGATACTCACTTTATGGAGATGGAAGCCATGAAGGAACACATCAAAAGAGGGAAGGAGAGAAAACATTTGCCCTCAGGGGCATGTGGCGTG tGCAAAGCTGTTTTCTTTAGCGACGAAGAAAGGCAGCGCCATGCATGCCTCAACCCTAAGCACCATTCTGGACAACCTGTTAAAATACCGCTGTACCACCCTACACCCATCTACACTTCCTCCCAACCACACAGCCACCACACTACTCTATTTAGCAAAAAGCCTGCTGTACGTGGCTCTCTAACTGCTGGAGCTAATGCTTTAAAATCGAGCACTACATGCTTTTCTTGTGGAGACAGCTATGAGCATTCTGGAGACTCCCTGAGTAGTTTTGAGTGCGGCTTGGATGGGGTGGGATTTGGTGGTCATAGATGTCCTAATTCACCTTCCGTGAGGAATATTAATAGCGAGG AACCTATTGGTGTGTTTTGGGATATTGAGAACTGCCCAGTACCTCGTGGGAAGTCAGCACTATCCGTGGTGGGGAAGATTAGAAAAGTATTTTTCGCTAATAAGCGGGAGGTGGAGTTTATGTGTGTGTGCGACATCAATAAGGAGAAAAAGGAAGTCATAGAAGATCTCAACAAGGCTCAG GTGACTGTTGTACACATCAACGCAACATCAAAGAATGCTGCTGATGACAAACTGCGTCAGTCACTTCGCCGCTTTGCACAATCCTACCCTTCCCCTGCCACGGTCATCCTTGTGTCTGGCGATATCAACTTTGCGGCAGAGCTCTCTGACCTGCGCCATCGGCATAATCTCACTGTTGTCTGTTTGCACAATGCTCATGCACAGACAGCACTGCTTGCTTGTGCACACGAGAACAAGCGCTTTGACCTGTTCACTGCTGACCTGCCAATCATTGCAACAACGCCTAATAGG ACTGGTGATGAATCAGGCCTGTCCACTGAGCTCACAATCCTTAATCTTCCTGTTGGGAAAGACGTCGCTCACATCAAGTCGAGGCTGAGGCAGCTATCTGATAACTGTGGGGGTCATGTGATTAGTGTTACAGGGCGAACAGCTGCTATTAGATTCGCCAACCACCCAAGCGCTGCAAG GGCTAAGAAGAGGATTGATGGAGAGGACGTGTTTGGTTCAGCAATACAGGTAGTCTATTCATCAGTGAACGGTTCAAGCCCTCTCAAGGGAAGCCCACTGAAATCAAGACGTgctatggaccccaaggacccaGCAACTCCGTCCAGGAAACTCAGCAACTTTATACCAATCGTCACTAGAGATAAGCCTACCAGACCATTGCCGGTCAAAAGTAATAATAACCCAGGGTCTGGTCTGGAAAATTCGGAATGGAATCGCTATGTGAAGAACCCTGCTGGAGTGCAAGTGGATGACGATGATCCCTTGGAGGACTTCACAGGGAAGCCCTTAAGAATAGTCTCTCAGTCTGCTACAACATCTATACACCCAACCACAACTTGCAGTGCCACCTACGCCTACCCAACAATGTGGCAGCAACATCCATATTACCCTGGGGTCATCAATATCCCCAGCCACAGCGGTGCCTTCCCTGCGATGAACCCCCTCATGATGGGAGGTCACCACCTGACCACGCCCTGGCTGGCAAGTCTGCATAACTTTACCATGCTCGATCAGCAGCGAGGAGGGATTGACTTGCTTGTGGGGAACCTTGATGAGACGGTCAGTAAGAAGGAGCTAAAGAAGAAGTTGGCATCAGTGTTCAGGGAACACTGCAAG GTGTACTCGGTGGTTCTCCACGCAGGAGAAGACATGCCTTTGCGAGCCTTCGTCAAAGTCCCAAAACTTCCGGACGCCCAGATTGCAATGTCAAAGGTCCACAATCAACAGATATTCAATACTGCTGTCACTGTCACCATAGCAACCGAAAAGGAGAAGGAGCTGTGCTTCCTACGCTGTGAAGTGACGTCAGTTCTGAAGGAAGCTCCCTTACACTGGATGCCGCTCACTAAGTTCCTGAGCGAGTTTTATGAGAAGTGCTCACATGCCTTTGACATGAGCTCTATAGGCATGCTTCCTGATCTGGTAGTCATTCTTGGAAAGCCTGGAAGTCAGACGATAAGCCTGGTGACACATGTTCTTGGAAGTGTTAAG GTTATCATAGAGCAAGAGAGTTTCACCTTGGAAGTCCACAATCTCTTAAAACAGTACAAAGGGAATCTTCCCCTAGTGAACTTTGCTGCATGTTACTGGATCAAGTTCAACAAGCATATAGAGGTCGGTGTGAATGGAATACCTCTAGCAGAGGCCTTAGAGGCGGTACCTAATGTACGTGTGACGTCGTCAGAAGCAGGCAATGAAACCGTCTGCTGGGCTAAGACTGGGATACGTAACG gcggAGTCATCTCTAAGCTGTTAGAACTGTCTGCTGAACTCCAAGAGCTGCTAAAGGCACAGCAAGAGTTCAAGCTTCCACTGAGTCAAGTGATATCAGCCTACCAAAAGTGGTTCAACAGACGGTTGCCATTTGACCCTATGGTGTATGGGTTCTCGTCTGTGAGGGACTTACTGGATGCCCTCCCTTCGGTCGTCGAG GTTATAGATGATGGTATGGAACGATATGTGATGCTCACCAAGCGCCTCAGGGTCCTGGTATTTGAGCAAGATGTGCGGACGCTACTGGAGTGCCAGCCAGGCCAGACATTGCTACTCACCGCCTTCATGCCAGCTTATAAAAGGTTCTTTGGACGCAAGTGTGAGGTGTCCGACTATGGATTTTCCAGGCTTCTTGATCTCATGGATGCAGTCAAGCCTGCTGCACAG ATGCAAGGCACTGGTGACTCCCGCACCGTCCATCTAATAGATAAag CTTGCtacaaagcaaacaaaatcgAAAATCGAATGACGCTCCACATCCTGTCCCGCGAGCTGCAGGATCTCCTCGCCACGTGCCCGTCCCAGCGCCTCCCGGTCGCGCAGGTCATGTTGAAGTATGCAGAGTGTTACGGACAGTACTTCAAGATTGGAGAGTGCGGATACACACTGCTGGAGGATTTACTAGCGGCTATACCCACTGTACAG CTCATAGATATAAACGGAGTGAAGTACGTCTGCTTGCCGGAGTCACCACCCCCCACGCCTCCCAGACACTCCCAAACAGCCCCACAACAAAGTCCCTTGAAGAAAATCAGCACAAACCAGCAGTGCACTGATACAAGTCAACCGAGAAAAGTTAGCCAGCTTAAAGGAAATCAGCAGGTCAAAGTGACTGATCTATCCAGTCTACCTGTGAAAAACAATTTATGTCCAAGTCAAGCAGCTAAAGTGGGTCTCTTAGAAACTGAGACTGGAAAAGCAAATAACTCTTCAAGCTTACCCCGTAAAACTGCATCTGGAAAACCGACCCAGTCAGGTCCGCCTGGAAAAGTAGAGCACCCATCAAAGGGAGTTCTGCTTGGAAAAGTAGACCAGCCATCAAAGGCAGGTCTGCCTGGAAAAGTAGACCAGCCATCTAAGACGAAACAGTCTTTTGGCCAATCCACTAAATCATTACCTAATACCCTTGTTGATGAGATAGCGGAACTTGTCAGAGAGCACGATGGTCAGTTCCTGGTGGCAAGCCGACTCTCCGCTGCATACAAGAAGAGATTTAATAGAAAGCTTCCTATCGCTTTTAGTAAGATATGTGAAATGCTGGATTGCAGTGAGACCGAGTTGAAG ATCAAAGGAAAAGGCGTGGatcaaatattttgtttgacaagaaaaacagactcAG AGCACCGTGCCCTTGACGCCCTTGCTGACGACATTGTCACTATCCTTAGGAAGTACCCCGGATGCCGTGTTGCTCGCGCAGGTCTATCCGATATTTACGCGCGTCACAAGGGCCATGGCATCATGCCAAAGCGCTGGGGTTACCCCAATATTGACACTTTACTGGAGCAACTCAGCGACATAGTGCAG GTTGTCGGCACTGGTGAACTGGCAGCCGTGTGCTTGCGACAGGAGTATCTTCTCCGATGTTTTGCTCGTCAAATAGTCAACATGCTGCACCACCACGTGACCTCACGGCCAATCTTGGTCTCCTCCTTGAAAAAAGTCTATGAAAagaccacagggaacccgctACACCCTCAGCTGTATGGCTACCAGAACCCCACTGAGTTACTTGATGCCATTGGTGCCGTAGTGGAG GTTGTTGGTGAAAACTCTAGGCAGCGCCTCTGCCTGACTGCTCTGCAGATGTTTTCCATAGAGACCAAGCAGCTCCTTCTACAAAACGATGGATGTGTCTCCCTTAACAG GTTCGCTCCGTGTTTCCAACAACTGTACAACCGGCCTTGCCGTGCTGCGGACTATGGCTACGGTCGCATCGCAGAGGTACTGAGTACCATATCAGGACTGGTGGACATCAGAGGCGAGGGCGCTGAGAAGATGGTCCTCTTGACAGAGGCGTCCGACGTGTTGCTTGACGATATCG GCGGCCATGAGAGAGATCAGGAGTCCAGCTCAATGACATCGAGTTCCGGGGATACAACAAACAAAGACAACAGTGATAGCGAGGACTCCGTGATCGTGGAAGAAG aaaaagaagaagaagaactGAATGAGGAAGGAACTGATGCAAGTGTTGTCAGTGGTGAAG ATTTGATCAAGCTTGAGGAGGTAGCATCGTCTTCCAATACCTCTGAGGTCACCTATGCCGATGACTGGATGATGGCCCCAGTACCCCGGACCCTACCTGAACCGTTACTTTTCCCATCTGCCCCTGCTGCACCCCCAGTAATAGGGGACCTGATTTCCTTCACCGAATTTGATCATGAACTTTCTTTCGCCGGACTGGAGCCAGAGCTCGAACAGGCGGTACCAAGAGCCACACTAAAAAACATCG GTTATTTTAAGCCCATTAATTCCCAGTCGTCTCCGCCGCTTAGTGACCGTGAGGAGACTGTGCTGAGCCCAGGCCTTCGACAGCTGTCCGAAATCGAGGCTGAGTTATTAAACAACTCTGAATGTTCCTCCCCAGCAGCTGTTTTACAAGCTAGGGAAACCAATGGTCGAAGCCAGGACGTTTCCAGGAATGCAGTGACGTTTTCCAGGGAACCATCGCATGCTTCTGACCAGGATTTGTCCGATAAATCATTAGATATTTCTGAAAAGGTTGCGAACCGGCAGACACCAGATGCGTATGGCAAGGAAAAGTCCAGACAGTCACCTGCAGATAAAGGCAGGCGAACGCCTATGGTTAAACTGGCTGTCAACTTTACCATGGCCGGAAAGAAGTAG
- the LOC5520570 gene encoding uncharacterized protein LOC5520570 isoform X1 translates to MAASFPVWIGGLSEDVTENVLLELFNKFGPVKDVVILRDESGKSRQSGFVNFWSSDVAEAANVGMNGCDILGKIVETKYAKEVTTNYSKVHMVKVNASQKKLNSRKLADCSYFIDKKDCPFKTGQCPYRHSAAALLSTVECEKWKSKLCEDVNCSSKHSKNNTVKYQTVPPPRCPSHNAFKCNGECGSEECDTHFMEMEAMKEHIKRGKERKHLPSGACGVCKAVFFSDEERQRHACLNPKHHSGQPVKIPLYHPTPIYTSSQPHSHHTTLFSKKPAVRGSLTAGANALKSSTTCFSCGDSYEHSGDSLSSFECGLDGVGFGGHRCPNSPSVRNINSEEPIGVFWDIENCPVPRGKSALSVVGKIRKVFFANKREVEFMCVCDINKEKKEVIEDLNKAQVTVVHINATSKNAADDKLRQSLRRFAQSYPSPATVILVSGDINFAAELSDLRHRHNLTVVCLHNAHAQTALLACAHENKRFDLFTADLPIIATTPNRTGDESGLSTELTILNLPVGKDVAHIKSRLRQLSDNCGGHVISVTGRTAAIRFANHPSAARAKKRIDGEDVFGSAIQVVYSSVNGSSPLKGSPLKSRRAMDPKDPATPSRKLSNFIPIVTRDKPTRPLPVKSNNNPGSGLENSEWNRYVKNPAGVQVDDDDPLEDFTGKPLRIVSQSATTSIHPTTTCSATYAYPTMWQQHPYYPGVINIPSHSGAFPAMNPLMMGGHHLTTPWLASLHNFTMLDQQRGGIDLLVGNLDETVSKKELKKKLASVFREHCKVYSVVLHAGEDMPLRAFVKVPKLPDAQIAMSKVHNQQIFNTAVTVTIATEKEKELCFLRCEVTSVLKEAPLHWMPLTKFLSEFYEKCSHAFDMSSIGMLPDLVVILGKPGSQTISLVTHVLGSVKVIIEQESFTLEVHNLLKQYKGNLPLVNFAACYWIKFNKHIEVGVNGIPLAEALEAVPNVRVTSSEAGNETVCWAKTGIRNGGVISKLLELSAELQELLKAQQEFKLPLSQVISAYQKWFNRRLPFDPMVYGFSSVRDLLDALPSVVEVIDDGMERYVMLTKRLRVLVFEQDVRTLLECQPGQTLLLTAFMPAYKRFFGRKCEVSDYGFSRLLDLMDAVKPAAQMQGTGDSRTVHLIDKACYKANKIENRMTLHILSRELQDLLATCPSQRLPVAQVMLKYAECYGQYFKIGECGYTLLEDLLAAIPTVQLIDINGVKYVCLPESPPPTPPRHSQTAPQQSPLKKISTNQQCTDTSQPRKVSQLKGNQQVKVTDLSSLPVKNNLCPSQAAKVGLLETETGKANNSSSLPRKTASGKPTQSGPPGKVEHPSKGVLLGKVDQPSKAGLPGKVDQPSKTKQSFGQSTKSLPNTLVDEIAELVREHDGQFLVASRLSAAYKKRFNRKLPIAFSKICEMLDCSETELKIKGKGVDQIFCLTRKTDSEHRALDALADDIVTILRKYPGCRVARAGLSDIYARHKGHGIMPKRWGYPNIDTLLEQLSDIVQVVGTGELAAVCLRQEYLLRCFARQIVNMLHHHVTSRPILVSSLKKVYEKTTGNPLHPQLYGYQNPTELLDAIGAVVEVVGENSRQRLCLTALQMFSIETKQLLLQNDGCVSLNRFAPCFQQLYNRPCRAADYGYGRIAEVLSTISGLVDIRGDGAEKMVLLTEASDVLLDDIGGHERDQESSSMTSSSGDTTNKDNSDSEDSVIVEEEKEEEELNEEGTDASVVSGEDLIKLEEVASSSNTSEVTYADDWMMAPVPRTLPEPLLFPSAPAAPPVIGDLISFTEFDHELSFAGLEPELEQAVPRATLKNIGYFKPINSQSSPPLSDREETVLSPGLRQLSEIEAELLNNSECSSPAAVLQARETNGRSQDVSRNAVTFSREPSHASDQDLSDKSLDISEKVANRQTPDAYGKEKSRQSPADKGRRTPMVKLAVNFTMAGKK, encoded by the exons tGCCCTTATCGTCACAGTGCAGCAGCATTGTTATCAACTGTTGAATGTGAGAAATGGAAGAGTAAACTTTGTGAAGATGTCAACTGTTCTTCAAAACATTCTAAAAACAACACAGTAAAATACCAGACAG TTCCCCCACCTAGATGTCCAAGCCACAATGCTTTCAAATGTAACGGGGAGTGTGGATCTGAGGAATGCGATACTCACTTTATGGAGATGGAAGCCATGAAGGAACACATCAAAAGAGGGAAGGAGAGAAAACATTTGCCCTCAGGGGCATGTGGCGTG tGCAAAGCTGTTTTCTTTAGCGACGAAGAAAGGCAGCGCCATGCATGCCTCAACCCTAAGCACCATTCTGGACAACCTGTTAAAATACCGCTGTACCACCCTACACCCATCTACACTTCCTCCCAACCACACAGCCACCACACTACTCTATTTAGCAAAAAGCCTGCTGTACGTGGCTCTCTAACTGCTGGAGCTAATGCTTTAAAATCGAGCACTACATGCTTTTCTTGTGGAGACAGCTATGAGCATTCTGGAGACTCCCTGAGTAGTTTTGAGTGCGGCTTGGATGGGGTGGGATTTGGTGGTCATAGATGTCCTAATTCACCTTCCGTGAGGAATATTAATAGCGAGG AACCTATTGGTGTGTTTTGGGATATTGAGAACTGCCCAGTACCTCGTGGGAAGTCAGCACTATCCGTGGTGGGGAAGATTAGAAAAGTATTTTTCGCTAATAAGCGGGAGGTGGAGTTTATGTGTGTGTGCGACATCAATAAGGAGAAAAAGGAAGTCATAGAAGATCTCAACAAGGCTCAG GTGACTGTTGTACACATCAACGCAACATCAAAGAATGCTGCTGATGACAAACTGCGTCAGTCACTTCGCCGCTTTGCACAATCCTACCCTTCCCCTGCCACGGTCATCCTTGTGTCTGGCGATATCAACTTTGCGGCAGAGCTCTCTGACCTGCGCCATCGGCATAATCTCACTGTTGTCTGTTTGCACAATGCTCATGCACAGACAGCACTGCTTGCTTGTGCACACGAGAACAAGCGCTTTGACCTGTTCACTGCTGACCTGCCAATCATTGCAACAACGCCTAATAGG ACTGGTGATGAATCAGGCCTGTCCACTGAGCTCACAATCCTTAATCTTCCTGTTGGGAAAGACGTCGCTCACATCAAGTCGAGGCTGAGGCAGCTATCTGATAACTGTGGGGGTCATGTGATTAGTGTTACAGGGCGAACAGCTGCTATTAGATTCGCCAACCACCCAAGCGCTGCAAG GGCTAAGAAGAGGATTGATGGAGAGGACGTGTTTGGTTCAGCAATACAGGTAGTCTATTCATCAGTGAACGGTTCAAGCCCTCTCAAGGGAAGCCCACTGAAATCAAGACGTgctatggaccccaaggacccaGCAACTCCGTCCAGGAAACTCAGCAACTTTATACCAATCGTCACTAGAGATAAGCCTACCAGACCATTGCCGGTCAAAAGTAATAATAACCCAGGGTCTGGTCTGGAAAATTCGGAATGGAATCGCTATGTGAAGAACCCTGCTGGAGTGCAAGTGGATGACGATGATCCCTTGGAGGACTTCACAGGGAAGCCCTTAAGAATAGTCTCTCAGTCTGCTACAACATCTATACACCCAACCACAACTTGCAGTGCCACCTACGCCTACCCAACAATGTGGCAGCAACATCCATATTACCCTGGGGTCATCAATATCCCCAGCCACAGCGGTGCCTTCCCTGCGATGAACCCCCTCATGATGGGAGGTCACCACCTGACCACGCCCTGGCTGGCAAGTCTGCATAACTTTACCATGCTCGATCAGCAGCGAGGAGGGATTGACTTGCTTGTGGGGAACCTTGATGAGACGGTCAGTAAGAAGGAGCTAAAGAAGAAGTTGGCATCAGTGTTCAGGGAACACTGCAAG GTGTACTCGGTGGTTCTCCACGCAGGAGAAGACATGCCTTTGCGAGCCTTCGTCAAAGTCCCAAAACTTCCGGACGCCCAGATTGCAATGTCAAAGGTCCACAATCAACAGATATTCAATACTGCTGTCACTGTCACCATAGCAACCGAAAAGGAGAAGGAGCTGTGCTTCCTACGCTGTGAAGTGACGTCAGTTCTGAAGGAAGCTCCCTTACACTGGATGCCGCTCACTAAGTTCCTGAGCGAGTTTTATGAGAAGTGCTCACATGCCTTTGACATGAGCTCTATAGGCATGCTTCCTGATCTGGTAGTCATTCTTGGAAAGCCTGGAAGTCAGACGATAAGCCTGGTGACACATGTTCTTGGAAGTGTTAAG GTTATCATAGAGCAAGAGAGTTTCACCTTGGAAGTCCACAATCTCTTAAAACAGTACAAAGGGAATCTTCCCCTAGTGAACTTTGCTGCATGTTACTGGATCAAGTTCAACAAGCATATAGAGGTCGGTGTGAATGGAATACCTCTAGCAGAGGCCTTAGAGGCGGTACCTAATGTACGTGTGACGTCGTCAGAAGCAGGCAATGAAACCGTCTGCTGGGCTAAGACTGGGATACGTAACG gcggAGTCATCTCTAAGCTGTTAGAACTGTCTGCTGAACTCCAAGAGCTGCTAAAGGCACAGCAAGAGTTCAAGCTTCCACTGAGTCAAGTGATATCAGCCTACCAAAAGTGGTTCAACAGACGGTTGCCATTTGACCCTATGGTGTATGGGTTCTCGTCTGTGAGGGACTTACTGGATGCCCTCCCTTCGGTCGTCGAG GTTATAGATGATGGTATGGAACGATATGTGATGCTCACCAAGCGCCTCAGGGTCCTGGTATTTGAGCAAGATGTGCGGACGCTACTGGAGTGCCAGCCAGGCCAGACATTGCTACTCACCGCCTTCATGCCAGCTTATAAAAGGTTCTTTGGACGCAAGTGTGAGGTGTCCGACTATGGATTTTCCAGGCTTCTTGATCTCATGGATGCAGTCAAGCCTGCTGCACAG ATGCAAGGCACTGGTGACTCCCGCACCGTCCATCTAATAGATAAag CTTGCtacaaagcaaacaaaatcgAAAATCGAATGACGCTCCACATCCTGTCCCGCGAGCTGCAGGATCTCCTCGCCACGTGCCCGTCCCAGCGCCTCCCGGTCGCGCAGGTCATGTTGAAGTATGCAGAGTGTTACGGACAGTACTTCAAGATTGGAGAGTGCGGATACACACTGCTGGAGGATTTACTAGCGGCTATACCCACTGTACAG CTCATAGATATAAACGGAGTGAAGTACGTCTGCTTGCCGGAGTCACCACCCCCCACGCCTCCCAGACACTCCCAAACAGCCCCACAACAAAGTCCCTTGAAGAAAATCAGCACAAACCAGCAGTGCACTGATACAAGTCAACCGAGAAAAGTTAGCCAGCTTAAAGGAAATCAGCAGGTCAAAGTGACTGATCTATCCAGTCTACCTGTGAAAAACAATTTATGTCCAAGTCAAGCAGCTAAAGTGGGTCTCTTAGAAACTGAGACTGGAAAAGCAAATAACTCTTCAAGCTTACCCCGTAAAACTGCATCTGGAAAACCGACCCAGTCAGGTCCGCCTGGAAAAGTAGAGCACCCATCAAAGGGAGTTCTGCTTGGAAAAGTAGACCAGCCATCAAAGGCAGGTCTGCCTGGAAAAGTAGACCAGCCATCTAAGACGAAACAGTCTTTTGGCCAATCCACTAAATCATTACCTAATACCCTTGTTGATGAGATAGCGGAACTTGTCAGAGAGCACGATGGTCAGTTCCTGGTGGCAAGCCGACTCTCCGCTGCATACAAGAAGAGATTTAATAGAAAGCTTCCTATCGCTTTTAGTAAGATATGTGAAATGCTGGATTGCAGTGAGACCGAGTTGAAG ATCAAAGGAAAAGGCGTGGatcaaatattttgtttgacaagaaaaacagactcAG AGCACCGTGCCCTTGACGCCCTTGCTGACGACATTGTCACTATCCTTAGGAAGTACCCCGGATGCCGTGTTGCTCGCGCAGGTCTATCCGATATTTACGCGCGTCACAAGGGCCATGGCATCATGCCAAAGCGCTGGGGTTACCCCAATATTGACACTTTACTGGAGCAACTCAGCGACATAGTGCAG GTTGTCGGCACTGGTGAACTGGCAGCCGTGTGCTTGCGACAGGAGTATCTTCTCCGATGTTTTGCTCGTCAAATAGTCAACATGCTGCACCACCACGTGACCTCACGGCCAATCTTGGTCTCCTCCTTGAAAAAAGTCTATGAAAagaccacagggaacccgctACACCCTCAGCTGTATGGCTACCAGAACCCCACTGAGTTACTTGATGCCATTGGTGCCGTAGTGGAG GTTGTTGGTGAAAACTCTAGGCAGCGCCTCTGCCTGACTGCTCTGCAGATGTTTTCCATAGAGACCAAGCAGCTCCTTCTACAAAACGATGGATGTGTCTCCCTTAACAG GTTCGCTCCGTGTTTCCAACAACTGTACAACCGGCCTTGCCGTGCTGCGGACTATGGCTACGGTCGCATCGCAGAGGTACTGAGTACCATATCAGGACTGGTGGAC ATCAGGGGCGATGGCGCTGAGAAGATGGTCCTCTTGACAGAGGCGTCCGACGTGTTGCTTGACGATATCG GCGGCCATGAGAGAGATCAGGAGTCCAGCTCAATGACATCGAGTTCCGGGGATACAACAAACAAAGACAACAGTGATAGCGAGGACTCCGTGATCGTGGAAGAAG aaaaagaagaagaagaactGAATGAGGAAGGAACTGATGCAAGTGTTGTCAGTGGTGAAG ATTTGATCAAGCTTGAGGAGGTAGCATCGTCTTCCAATACCTCTGAGGTCACCTATGCCGATGACTGGATGATGGCCCCAGTACCCCGGACCCTACCTGAACCGTTACTTTTCCCATCTGCCCCTGCTGCACCCCCAGTAATAGGGGACCTGATTTCCTTCACCGAATTTGATCATGAACTTTCTTTCGCCGGACTGGAGCCAGAGCTCGAACAGGCGGTACCAAGAGCCACACTAAAAAACATCG GTTATTTTAAGCCCATTAATTCCCAGTCGTCTCCGCCGCTTAGTGACCGTGAGGAGACTGTGCTGAGCCCAGGCCTTCGACAGCTGTCCGAAATCGAGGCTGAGTTATTAAACAACTCTGAATGTTCCTCCCCAGCAGCTGTTTTACAAGCTAGGGAAACCAATGGTCGAAGCCAGGACGTTTCCAGGAATGCAGTGACGTTTTCCAGGGAACCATCGCATGCTTCTGACCAGGATTTGTCCGATAAATCATTAGATATTTCTGAAAAGGTTGCGAACCGGCAGACACCAGATGCGTATGGCAAGGAAAAGTCCAGACAGTCACCTGCAGATAAAGGCAGGCGAACGCCTATGGTTAAACTGGCTGTCAACTTTACCATGGCCGGAAAGAAGTAG